The Eurosta solidaginis isolate ZX-2024a unplaced genomic scaffold, ASM4086904v1 ctg00001056.1, whole genome shotgun sequence genome includes a region encoding these proteins:
- the LOC137235722 gene encoding ATP-dependent RNA helicase Ddx1-like, translating to MVDTREVFVLLKQGYTDLINRLHKQIPKITSDGRSLQMVVCSATLHAFEVKKMADCLMHFPTWVDLKGEDAVPETVHHVVCMVDPQQDTTWHNLGQHIRTDGVHARDNVQPQNPTPETLSEGVKILKGEYCISAVDQHKMDRAIIFCRTKLDCDNLEKYFKSRGGD from the coding sequence ATGGTAGATACTCGCGAAGTGTTCGTATTGCTTAAACAGGGTTATACCGATTTAATCAATCGTCTTCATAAGCAAATACCAAAAATTACATCCGATGGGCGTAGTTTACAAATGGTTGTCTGCTCGGCTACACTTCATGCATTTGAAGTGAAAAAGATGGCTGATTGTTTaatgcattttcctacatgggttGATCTTAAGGGTGAAGATGCTGTGCCAGAAACTGTACACCACGTTGTGTGTATGGTCGACCCTCAACAAGATACCACTTGGCATAATCTAGGACAACATATACGCACCGATGGTGTACATGCTCGTGATAATGTGCAACCACAAAATCCTACACCAGAAACATTATCAGAAGGTGTTAAAATACTTAAAGGCGAATATTGCATATCTGCAGTTGACCAACATAAAATGGATCGTGCCATTATCTTTTGTCGCACCAAATTAGATTGTGAcaatttggaaaaatattttaaatcgcGTGGTGGcgattga